In one window of Posidoniimonas corsicana DNA:
- a CDS encoding HAD family hydrolase, producing the protein MTDIVPQRALLILGLDECLIYGSKVLLHRDVDFRVGPFHVYRRPGLAEFLTGAAEVFELAVWSSATSDYIGEIAEETCPAGYEWKFVWSRDRCTPRRHGETMETVYVKDLKRVKRLGYSLERILFIDDTPDKMARSFGNAVYVQPFEGDEEDEELPRLLAYLHSLANEADFRKLEKRGWRSQKSAQRYSVTRQST; encoded by the coding sequence ATGACGGACATAGTCCCACAACGTGCCTTGCTGATTCTGGGCCTAGATGAGTGCCTCATCTACGGCTCCAAGGTCTTGCTTCACCGGGACGTCGATTTTCGCGTCGGCCCGTTCCACGTCTACCGTCGGCCGGGGTTGGCAGAGTTCCTGACAGGTGCTGCAGAAGTGTTTGAACTAGCAGTGTGGTCGTCGGCGACAAGCGACTACATCGGTGAGATTGCTGAGGAGACTTGCCCTGCTGGCTACGAGTGGAAGTTCGTTTGGTCACGCGATCGATGTACACCTCGTAGGCACGGCGAGACGATGGAGACAGTGTACGTCAAAGACCTCAAGAGAGTTAAGCGGCTCGGGTACTCGCTCGAACGCATCCTCTTCATTGACGATACGCCAGACAAAATGGCTCGCAGCTTTGGCAACGCGGTGTACGTGCAGCCGTTCGAGGGAGACGAGGAGGACGAAGAGCTTCCGCGTTTGCTGGCTTACTTGCATTCGCTTGCAAATGAAGCAGACTTTCGCAAGCTGGAGAAACGTGGTTGGAGAAGTCAGAAGAGTGCTCAACGCTACTCGGTGACAAGACAATCCACCTGA
- a CDS encoding ABC transporter ATP-binding protein, with protein MLRLENVCLEAGGFALREVSFEAPRGVYAVLMGPTGSGKTTLLEVICGLRRPDAGTVWNNGRDLTNEPVEHRRIGYVPQDAALFSTMTVRQNLAFPLLVRGRPSSEIDDRVAELARRLGIGPMLSRRAGSLSGGERQRTAIGRALASEPEVLLLDEPLSALDEATRGGVADLLAAVHAELGVTTLHVTHNSREAERLAGVRLQMKRGRLTTVPNGRSSALGHGEVTR; from the coding sequence ATGCTGCGACTTGAGAATGTCTGCCTGGAAGCGGGCGGGTTTGCGCTGCGAGAGGTGAGCTTCGAGGCGCCGCGGGGCGTCTACGCGGTGCTGATGGGTCCAACGGGCTCGGGAAAGACAACGCTGCTCGAGGTAATCTGCGGCCTGCGTCGACCCGATGCGGGTACGGTCTGGAACAACGGGCGCGACCTCACCAACGAGCCGGTCGAGCACCGCCGTATCGGCTACGTACCACAGGACGCGGCGTTATTCAGCACGATGACCGTGCGGCAGAACCTTGCCTTCCCGCTGCTCGTCCGCGGCCGTCCGTCCAGCGAAATCGACGACCGAGTCGCCGAACTCGCCAGGCGGCTGGGGATCGGCCCGATGCTGAGTCGGCGGGCCGGCAGCCTCAGCGGAGGCGAGCGGCAGCGGACGGCAATTGGCAGAGCGCTGGCGTCCGAGCCGGAGGTCCTGCTGCTCGACGAGCCGCTCTCCGCACTCGACGAGGCAACCCGCGGGGGGGTCGCGGACCTGCTGGCCGCCGTACACGCCGAACTGGGCGTGACCACGCTGCACGTGACGCACAATTCGCGCGAGGCAGAACGGCTAGCGGGCGTGCGGCTTCAGATGAAGAGGGGCCGGCTGACTACCGTACCCAACGGCCGCTCGTCAGCCCTAGGGCACGGCGAGGTAACGCGATGA
- a CDS encoding 3-keto-disaccharide hydrolase — translation MLRFTALASLAVILAVVGVAGADHHEEGEEWTNLLASDSLEAWKGYKQKGSPKGWAVEDGVLVNKSSNVDLITKEKYGDFELRFDWKISKGGNSGVIYLCDESEGASYMTGPEFQLLDNKGWGNDDFDPHSTASLYALYPVTDAKAKPAGEWNTSRIVVRNGKVEHWLNGAQVVSAEIGGGDWKKRVAESKFNAWKRFGTLNSGQIALQAHAGKDGAIDPTWFRNVKVRRLDQQD, via the coding sequence ATGCTCCGATTCACCGCACTCGCTTCACTTGCAGTCATCCTGGCCGTTGTTGGCGTCGCCGGGGCAGATCATCACGAGGAGGGAGAGGAGTGGACCAATCTGCTGGCGAGCGACTCGCTTGAAGCCTGGAAGGGCTACAAGCAGAAGGGCTCTCCGAAGGGCTGGGCGGTAGAGGACGGTGTGCTGGTCAACAAGTCGAGCAACGTCGACCTGATCACGAAAGAGAAGTACGGCGACTTCGAGCTGCGTTTCGACTGGAAGATCTCAAAGGGCGGGAACTCCGGCGTGATCTATCTCTGCGACGAGAGCGAGGGCGCCAGCTACATGACCGGGCCCGAGTTCCAGCTGCTGGACAACAAGGGCTGGGGCAACGATGACTTCGACCCTCATTCCACCGCGTCGCTGTACGCCCTCTACCCGGTGACCGACGCGAAGGCCAAGCCGGCAGGCGAGTGGAACACGTCCCGCATTGTCGTCCGCAATGGCAAGGTGGAGCACTGGCTGAACGGCGCCCAGGTGGTGTCCGCCGAGATTGGCGGCGGCGACTGGAAGAAACGGGTGGCCGAGTCGAAGTTCAACGCCTGGAAGCGATTCGGCACGCTCAATTCGGGGCAGATCGCCCTCCAGGCCCACGCCGGCAAGGACGGCGCCATCGACCCGACCTGGTTTCGCAACGTGAAGGTGCGGCGCCTTGACCAGCAGGATTAG
- a CDS encoding nucleotidyltransferase domain-containing protein has protein sequence MMNAQTIDYTKLQRQVDAHPYPLVFATISGAHLYGFPSADSDFDLRGVHLLPLEQVVGLDPGEETVEKEGIHDGLEMDLVTHDAKKFFGLMLKKNGYVLEQLLSPLVVYTTPEHEKLKAIAKDCITKFHGHHYLGFAATQWKLFLKEEPPRVKPLLYVYRVLLTGIHLMRTGEIEANLLTLNETAQLPYIGELVERKLAGAEKGRLDAADIQFHEREYAKLVAELEYAMEKSPLPEQATGKAALNDLLVRLRISGC, from the coding sequence GTGATGAACGCCCAAACGATTGACTACACCAAGCTGCAGCGTCAGGTTGACGCCCATCCGTACCCGCTCGTCTTCGCGACGATCAGCGGGGCCCACCTGTATGGCTTCCCGTCAGCCGACTCCGACTTTGACCTGCGTGGCGTGCACTTGCTGCCGCTAGAGCAAGTCGTCGGCCTGGACCCCGGGGAAGAAACGGTAGAAAAGGAGGGCATCCATGACGGCCTCGAAATGGACCTTGTCACGCACGACGCCAAGAAGTTCTTCGGCCTGATGCTGAAGAAGAACGGCTACGTGCTAGAGCAGCTGCTTTCGCCCCTGGTCGTCTACACGACGCCCGAGCACGAAAAGCTGAAGGCAATCGCCAAGGACTGCATCACCAAGTTCCATGGCCACCACTACCTCGGATTCGCGGCGACACAATGGAAGCTGTTTCTTAAAGAAGAGCCGCCGAGGGTGAAGCCTCTGCTGTACGTGTACCGGGTGCTGCTCACCGGCATCCACCTGATGCGGACCGGCGAGATTGAAGCCAACCTGCTGACGCTCAACGAGACGGCCCAACTGCCGTACATCGGTGAGCTGGTTGAGCGGAAGCTGGCCGGGGCAGAGAAGGGACGGCTCGACGCGGCCGACATCCAGTTTCACGAGCGGGAGTATGCGAAGTTGGTAGCGGAGCTCGAGTATGCCATGGAGAAGTCGCCCCTGCCAGAACAGGCGACCGGCAAGGCGGCGTTAAACGACCTGCTCGTCCGGCTGCGTATCTCGGGATGCTGA
- a CDS encoding fatty acid desaturase family protein, with the protein MSPKTQVERDPKAVQPSDAESAATRGRFPRTRHIDQVRKLSRVNGWRTTLLIAGIWLPIMAVMAWSVVAPRWWVYLIAGCVVASRLVAMGVLVHDAVHYLLYKNRLVNDLVSDLFLAFPIGMATSLYRKTHFQHHRFTNTDHDIDLAAQRTDSDWFEWPKNPREFAAVMARSVTGLNVHRGWVMYQHWAPWKHLGDPLSPAFPLWNRVLYVANTAAVYALFAWGFSTAPWVTAKLMALYLIPGITLVNLSLRIRATAEHIGADNSEELRATRTVLPRWWERWLVAPFNVNHHLEHHLFPSVPGPNLARLHRVLMQDHDFRTRAHLTRGYHGVMSELMSGEVAGDPATPDGAARPGKPR; encoded by the coding sequence GTGTCCCCGAAGACGCAGGTCGAGCGCGACCCGAAAGCCGTGCAGCCGTCCGACGCCGAGTCGGCCGCCACCCGGGGACGGTTTCCCCGCACGCGGCACATCGACCAGGTCCGAAAGCTTTCGCGCGTTAACGGCTGGCGCACCACGCTGCTGATCGCCGGCATCTGGCTGCCTATCATGGCCGTGATGGCCTGGTCGGTCGTTGCGCCGCGGTGGTGGGTCTACCTAATCGCCGGCTGTGTGGTGGCGTCGCGGTTGGTGGCGATGGGCGTGCTGGTGCACGACGCGGTGCACTACCTGCTGTACAAGAACCGCCTGGTGAATGATCTCGTCTCAGATCTGTTCTTGGCGTTCCCCATCGGCATGGCCACCAGCCTGTACCGCAAGACGCACTTCCAACACCACCGCTTCACCAACACCGACCACGACATTGACCTCGCGGCCCAGCGAACCGACAGCGACTGGTTCGAGTGGCCCAAGAACCCGCGCGAGTTCGCCGCGGTCATGGCCCGCAGCGTCACCGGCCTGAACGTGCACCGCGGCTGGGTGATGTACCAGCACTGGGCGCCGTGGAAACACCTCGGCGACCCGCTGTCGCCGGCGTTCCCGCTGTGGAACCGCGTGCTGTACGTCGCGAACACGGCCGCCGTGTACGCGTTGTTCGCGTGGGGGTTCTCCACCGCGCCGTGGGTCACCGCCAAGCTGATGGCGTTGTACCTCATCCCGGGCATTACGCTGGTAAACCTTTCTCTGCGAATCCGCGCCACCGCCGAGCACATTGGCGCCGACAACAGCGAGGAGCTCCGCGCCACCCGCACGGTGCTGCCGCGGTGGTGGGAGCGGTGGCTTGTGGCGCCATTCAATGTGAACCACCACCTCGAGCACCACCTATTCCCCAGCGTGCCGGGTCCCAACCTAGCGAGGCTGCATCGTGTGCTGATGCAAGACCACGATTTCCGCACCCGCGCCCACCTCACCCGCGGCTACCACGGCGTGATGAGTGAGCTGATGAGCGGCGAGGTGGCCGGCGACCCGGCCACGCCGGATGGCGCGGCCAGGCCCGGCAAGCCGCGGTAG
- a CDS encoding nucleotidyltransferase domain-containing protein: MKSRVHNSPNLIYSVGTQVVALKAVQGSDGQAVHPAGAVGVVIRSPRDRHHSYRIRFPDGFEAPLHHHNLMLLAEYKQGAINDSNKALSTHGLFDRVIYRCVVGSRAFGLDTEESDTDRRGIYLPPAELQWSLYGVPEQLENDGPVGWKGEECYWELQKFLIMALKGNPNILECLYTPLVEHATPLAEELLAMRDAFLSRLVYQTYNGYVMSQFKRMQADLRNQGRVKPKHVMHLIRLLLSGIHVLRTGFVPVDVGQHRERLFAIKSEQMPWNDIEAWRKQLHAEFDRALESTDLPERPDYERVNEFLVKARCLAVEEELP; the protein is encoded by the coding sequence ATGAAATCCCGCGTCCACAACAGCCCGAACCTCATCTACTCGGTGGGGACCCAGGTCGTTGCCCTCAAGGCGGTGCAAGGGTCCGACGGGCAGGCTGTGCACCCGGCGGGGGCGGTGGGCGTGGTGATCCGCTCGCCGCGTGACCGGCACCACTCTTACCGGATTCGCTTCCCGGATGGCTTCGAGGCCCCGCTGCACCACCACAACCTGATGCTGCTGGCCGAGTACAAGCAAGGAGCGATCAACGATTCCAACAAGGCCCTCTCAACGCACGGGCTGTTCGACCGGGTTATCTACCGCTGCGTGGTCGGCTCCCGGGCGTTCGGGCTCGACACGGAAGAGTCGGATACTGACCGTCGCGGCATCTACCTGCCGCCTGCCGAGTTGCAGTGGTCGCTGTACGGCGTGCCGGAGCAGCTCGAGAATGACGGCCCCGTTGGCTGGAAAGGCGAAGAGTGCTACTGGGAGCTCCAAAAGTTCCTCATCATGGCCCTGAAGGGGAACCCGAACATCCTGGAGTGCCTATACACGCCGTTGGTCGAGCACGCCACGCCGCTCGCCGAGGAGCTGCTCGCCATGCGGGACGCGTTCCTCTCGCGGCTGGTCTATCAGACGTACAACGGCTACGTGATGTCGCAGTTCAAGCGGATGCAGGCCGACCTCCGCAACCAGGGCCGCGTGAAGCCGAAGCACGTGATGCACCTCATTCGGCTGCTGCTGTCGGGCATCCACGTGCTCCGCACGGGCTTCGTGCCGGTCGACGTCGGCCAGCACCGCGAGCGACTGTTCGCCATCAAGAGCGAACAAATGCCCTGGAACGACATCGAGGCGTGGCGGAAGCAGCTCCACGCTGAGTTCGACCGGGCGTTGGAATCGACCGACCTGCCCGAGCGACCCGACTACGAACGGGTAAACGAATTCTTGGTTAAAGCACGGTGTTTGGCCGTGGAGGAGGAGCTGCCGTGA
- the rho gene encoding transcription termination factor Rho — translation MAKNNSGGRNRGRNNQRSQGRGYNNNRGRGGSNRGNRRRGGGYNQQNQDPRRDNFPGDDNGAGLELTPGSGVLEMHPNGYGFLRSPSNNFTRERTDPFVPGTMIEKYGLREGLLLSGMVQHHRRGQGPRLKELLDVDGMAPDDYLKVKSFDDLTPITPEEWLQLETGPEPLSTRVMDLLTPLGKGQRALIVAPPRTGKTVLMQQVSRAVSENHPDVAMMVMLIDERPEEVTDMKRSVRGEVFASSLDQDVESHVRLSQLTIERCKRLTEMGRDVFLLMDSITRLARAFNKWVGNTGRTMSGGVDIKAMDVPKKLFATARAFEEGGSLTIVGTALIDTGSRMDELIFQEFKGTGNMELVLDRKLADRRIWPAIDIEQSGTRREEKLLPPESLHAATALRRTLSSMHHIDAMEQLTTKLGKFKSNDEFIMLIQGAQAVD, via the coding sequence ATGGCGAAGAACAACAGCGGCGGCCGCAACCGCGGCCGGAACAACCAACGCTCGCAGGGCCGCGGTTACAACAACAACCGAGGCCGCGGCGGCTCGAACCGCGGCAACCGCCGCCGTGGCGGCGGCTACAACCAGCAGAACCAGGACCCGCGTCGGGACAACTTCCCGGGCGACGACAATGGGGCCGGGCTGGAGCTAACGCCTGGATCGGGCGTCTTGGAGATGCACCCCAACGGTTATGGGTTCCTCCGCTCCCCCTCGAACAACTTCACCCGCGAACGCACCGACCCCTTCGTGCCCGGCACGATGATCGAGAAGTACGGGCTCCGCGAGGGCCTGTTGCTTTCGGGCATGGTGCAGCACCACCGCCGCGGCCAGGGGCCGCGGCTCAAGGAGCTGCTGGACGTCGACGGCATGGCGCCGGACGACTACCTGAAGGTCAAATCGTTTGACGACCTCACCCCGATCACGCCCGAAGAGTGGTTGCAGCTAGAGACCGGCCCCGAGCCGCTCAGCACCCGCGTAATGGACCTGCTCACGCCGCTCGGCAAGGGCCAGCGTGCGTTGATCGTCGCTCCCCCCCGAACCGGCAAGACCGTGCTGATGCAGCAGGTCAGCCGCGCCGTGTCAGAGAACCATCCCGACGTGGCGATGATGGTGATGCTCATTGACGAGCGTCCCGAAGAAGTCACCGACATGAAGCGGAGCGTCCGTGGCGAGGTGTTCGCCAGCAGCCTCGACCAGGACGTCGAAAGTCACGTCCGCCTGTCGCAGCTCACCATCGAACGCTGCAAGCGCCTGACCGAGATGGGCCGCGACGTGTTCCTGCTGATGGACTCTATCACCCGGCTCGCCCGCGCGTTCAACAAGTGGGTCGGCAACACCGGCCGCACCATGTCCGGCGGCGTCGACATCAAGGCGATGGACGTGCCCAAGAAGCTATTCGCCACCGCCCGCGCGTTCGAAGAGGGCGGCTCGCTGACCATCGTCGGCACCGCGTTGATCGACACCGGCAGCCGGATGGACGAACTCATCTTCCAGGAGTTCAAGGGCACGGGCAACATGGAGCTGGTGCTGGACCGCAAGCTGGCCGACCGCCGCATCTGGCCGGCGATCGACATCGAGCAGTCGGGCACCCGCCGCGAGGAGAAGCTGCTGCCGCCCGAGTCGCTGCACGCGGCCACGGCTCTCCGCCGCACGCTCTCCAGCATGCACCACATCGACGCCATGGAGCAGCTGACCACCAAGCTGGGCAAGTTCAAGTCCAACGACGAGTTCATCATGCTCATCCAGGGCGCCCAGGCGGTCGATTAA
- a CDS encoding VIT and vWA domain-containing protein yields MLIADGGLGGRLEVQEHVVQVTINNGVAVTEVEQVFRNTEDRQVEALYVFPVPNGASVANFSMWINGKEMIGEVVEKKRAREIYESYKRVNVDPGLLEQKDYKTFEMRIFPIAAGAEQRVRISYYQELSFDADRATYTYPLATSAQAGGDSRTTGRLSLALRVLSETPIAAMDSPSHGDEVVVVENSPGFYEASYETNGGDLSRDFVVSYQTRREHTGVDLITSRPSGEDGFFMLTLTAGDELSEHNEPADYVFLLDVSGSMAFGQKLSLSRESIASFIQTLAPEDRVELMTFNLRPNPLFGGLAPANADTLGRAREFLLSQQASGGTVLRHAMQAAYKYADPDRQLNVVVLSDGMTEQRDRAELLRLIQARPANATVFTIGVGNEVDRPLLAQLAEDAGGVAAFLSEGDDFDRQAQAFRRKLTRPAATNVRVTVDGVNVYDVTPSVVPNLYHGAPVRVYGRHRGDGPFRVTVDAEVRGRPYQQRATLDAGDGKNPEIQRMWAQRQIEALLKQADRNGARDRVVDQVVGLAEEYSIVTEYTSLIVLENDDEYRRWKIDRKNASRLEQDRERRAELEARLERLREVSLASVGPKPQDEQTAAQPTQGPQQQTITPEPSTALLLLSAAPLLLRRQRRSA; encoded by the coding sequence ATGCTGATCGCCGACGGCGGACTGGGGGGCCGGCTCGAGGTGCAAGAGCACGTTGTGCAGGTCACCATCAACAACGGCGTCGCGGTGACCGAGGTCGAGCAGGTGTTTCGCAACACCGAGGATCGCCAGGTCGAAGCGCTGTACGTGTTCCCCGTGCCCAACGGGGCGTCGGTAGCCAACTTCAGTATGTGGATCAACGGCAAGGAGATGATCGGCGAGGTCGTCGAGAAGAAGCGAGCACGCGAGATCTATGAGAGTTACAAACGCGTGAACGTCGACCCGGGCCTCCTGGAACAGAAGGACTACAAGACCTTCGAGATGCGGATCTTCCCGATCGCCGCCGGCGCCGAGCAACGGGTCCGCATCAGCTACTACCAGGAGCTCTCGTTCGACGCCGATCGCGCTACCTACACCTACCCGCTAGCGACTTCGGCGCAGGCCGGCGGCGACTCGCGGACCACCGGCAGGCTCTCGCTCGCGCTGCGTGTGCTGAGCGAGACGCCCATCGCGGCGATGGACAGCCCCAGCCACGGCGACGAAGTGGTGGTCGTCGAGAATTCTCCCGGCTTCTACGAGGCGAGCTACGAAACCAACGGCGGCGACCTGTCGCGCGACTTTGTCGTCTCGTACCAGACCCGCCGGGAGCACACCGGCGTCGACCTGATCACATCACGGCCTAGCGGCGAGGATGGGTTCTTCATGCTCACCCTCACCGCCGGTGACGAGCTGTCGGAGCACAACGAGCCGGCAGACTACGTGTTTCTGCTGGACGTGAGCGGCAGCATGGCGTTCGGCCAGAAGCTGAGCCTTTCGCGCGAGTCGATCGCGTCGTTCATCCAGACGCTGGCGCCGGAAGACCGCGTCGAGCTGATGACCTTCAACCTGCGCCCCAACCCGTTGTTCGGCGGGCTTGCGCCCGCTAACGCGGACACCCTCGGCCGTGCCCGCGAGTTCCTGCTCTCTCAGCAGGCCAGCGGGGGCACCGTGCTCCGCCACGCGATGCAGGCGGCCTACAAGTACGCCGACCCCGACCGACAGCTGAATGTCGTGGTGCTGTCGGACGGCATGACCGAGCAGCGCGACCGTGCCGAGCTGCTGCGGCTCATCCAAGCGCGGCCGGCGAACGCCACCGTTTTCACCATCGGCGTCGGCAACGAGGTCGACCGCCCGCTGCTCGCGCAGCTCGCCGAAGACGCCGGAGGCGTTGCGGCGTTCCTTTCTGAGGGCGACGACTTTGACCGCCAGGCGCAGGCGTTCCGCCGCAAGCTGACCCGCCCCGCGGCCACCAACGTCCGCGTCACAGTCGATGGCGTCAACGTGTACGACGTCACTCCGAGTGTTGTGCCGAACCTCTACCACGGCGCGCCGGTGCGTGTGTACGGGCGGCACCGCGGCGACGGCCCGTTCCGCGTGACCGTCGACGCCGAGGTCCGCGGTCGCCCCTACCAGCAGCGTGCAACGCTCGACGCGGGCGACGGCAAGAATCCAGAGATCCAGCGTATGTGGGCCCAGCGCCAGATCGAGGCGCTACTAAAGCAGGCGGACCGCAACGGCGCCCGCGACCGCGTGGTCGATCAGGTCGTCGGACTGGCGGAAGAGTACTCCATCGTGACGGAGTACACGTCGCTTATTGTCCTGGAGAACGACGATGAGTACCGCCGCTGGAAGATCGATCGGAAGAATGCGAGCCGCCTGGAGCAGGACCGCGAGCGGCGCGCCGAGTTGGAGGCGCGGCTCGAGCGGCTCCGTGAGGTCTCCCTGGCAAGCGTTGGGCCCAAGCCGCAGGACGAGCAAACCGCCGCCCAGCCGACCCAGGGGCCGCAGCAGCAGACTATCACCCCCGAGCCTTCGACCGCTCTATTGCTGCTGAGTGCGGCGCCGCTGCTCCTAAGACGACAGCGGAGGAGTGCGTGA
- a CDS encoding ATP-grasp domain-containing protein, translated as MTNNRTTTLLISWRNTEDNQLIWRAAIERAWSVERVRGIRVPEVEADRILVYIESLFAPAMASQIGIKLVELTDDWLPRLPEEYRLRDIELTTLEQVSVADLPKFLKPPNEKSFPAKVYDSVDTLLADYEPTTSVLAASPVEWAAEFRCFCLDGEVRTPSPYLRHGELSKLDGFSANGDELLNARTFAESVLNDDRVKTPSAIVLDVGTIVGSGWAVVEANAAWGSGIYGCDPDEVLNVVEKATVRCDERPND; from the coding sequence GTGACAAACAACCGAACCACCACTCTGCTGATTTCGTGGAGAAACACAGAAGACAATCAGCTCATCTGGCGAGCCGCCATAGAACGTGCCTGGTCTGTTGAACGGGTACGTGGCATACGCGTTCCCGAGGTCGAAGCAGACCGGATCTTGGTCTATATCGAGTCGCTATTCGCTCCCGCAATGGCAAGCCAGATCGGTATCAAGCTGGTTGAGTTGACCGACGATTGGCTACCGCGGCTTCCTGAAGAATACCGCCTCCGCGATATTGAGCTAACGACGTTGGAGCAAGTGTCTGTAGCGGACCTTCCGAAGTTTCTGAAGCCACCTAATGAGAAGTCGTTTCCGGCAAAGGTGTACGACAGCGTCGACACATTGCTGGCGGACTATGAGCCGACGACGTCAGTGCTGGCGGCCAGTCCTGTCGAATGGGCAGCCGAGTTCCGCTGCTTCTGTCTAGATGGTGAAGTACGTACGCCCTCACCCTACCTGAGACACGGGGAGTTGAGCAAACTCGATGGATTCTCCGCCAACGGGGATGAACTGCTTAATGCAAGGACGTTTGCTGAGTCGGTGCTGAATGACGACCGAGTGAAAACCCCAAGTGCCATCGTTCTCGACGTCGGGACCATTGTTGGCAGCGGTTGGGCAGTGGTGGAAGCGAACGCTGCCTGGGGCTCAGGTATCTATGGTTGCGACCCCGATGAGGTGCTGAATGTCGTAGAAAAGGCAACGGTAAGGTGTGATGAACGCCCAAACGATTGA
- a CDS encoding ABC transporter permease, whose amino-acid sequence MTDHHRPTKTATNAHAPRLSAFWIALATVCAAYVLLLLAMLAADAMFALLPGGQADAANGPGPLSAALADPNIRHSLHLTLVSCTISSLLSLMVATPIGYLLSRGSFPGKRLVDAVMDIPIVLPPLVVGLSLLVLMQWFPPPLRDAVVYQTPAVILAQFVVASAFAIRVMRGAFDQTDHRQEEVARSLGASRSQAFGWVVLPQVRGAMLTAGLLAWARAMGEFGPLLVFAGATRGKTEVLSTTVFLELSVGNLRGAVAVSLLMIAASVLMLTLARLVGDRAA is encoded by the coding sequence ATGACCGACCACCATCGTCCAACCAAAACAGCCACCAACGCCCACGCGCCGCGGCTGTCGGCGTTCTGGATTGCGTTGGCTACGGTTTGCGCGGCGTACGTGCTGTTGCTCCTGGCGATGCTAGCCGCCGACGCCATGTTCGCGCTACTGCCGGGCGGGCAGGCAGACGCGGCGAACGGACCGGGTCCGTTGTCAGCGGCGTTGGCGGACCCCAACATCCGGCACTCACTGCACCTCACGCTGGTGAGCTGCACGATCAGCAGCCTGCTTTCCCTGATGGTCGCGACGCCGATTGGCTACCTGCTATCGCGCGGGTCGTTCCCGGGCAAACGACTCGTGGACGCCGTGATGGACATCCCGATCGTGCTGCCGCCGCTGGTGGTGGGGCTGAGCCTGCTGGTCCTGATGCAGTGGTTCCCGCCACCGCTGCGAGACGCGGTCGTGTACCAAACGCCGGCGGTAATCCTAGCGCAGTTTGTCGTGGCTTCGGCGTTCGCGATCAGGGTGATGCGGGGAGCGTTCGACCAGACGGACCACCGCCAGGAAGAAGTGGCGCGGTCGCTCGGCGCCAGTCGATCGCAGGCGTTCGGCTGGGTGGTGCTGCCTCAAGTCCGCGGCGCCATGCTGACGGCCGGACTGCTGGCTTGGGCCCGGGCGATGGGCGAGTTCGGCCCGCTGCTGGTGTTCGCCGGCGCGACCCGCGGCAAGACCGAGGTGCTGTCGACCACGGTGTTTCTTGAGTTGAGCGTCGGCAATCTGCGGGGCGCCGTGGCGGTGTCCCTGCTGATGATCGCGGCCTCGGTGCTGATGCTGACCCTGGCTCGACTGGTCGGCGACCGAGCTGCCTAG
- the modA gene encoding molybdate ABC transporter substrate-binding protein, translated as MSRINPLYRLMAAGLMALAVLVLLLPGTPGVVGEEPSLHIYCAAALRKPIEAIAQRYGSEHGVRINIQYGGSNTLLSQIEAARVGDLFLAADDVYLSTASERGLAGNATPVARMTAVVVSSPERAGQIRSIADLAKLRLSIGSPDQAAIGRATRAALQAAGNWELIDDAVRRSGVYKPTVGDVANDVALGAAEAGIVWDAVASQHPALSVVRLPELSSAQGAVGVAVLTGSHHPEHARDFARYLSHNEKSRHEFAKWGFEPAGASDH; from the coding sequence ATGAGCCGCATCAACCCGCTCTACCGGCTAATGGCGGCGGGCTTGATGGCGCTAGCCGTGTTGGTGCTGCTGCTGCCGGGAACACCGGGCGTAGTGGGCGAGGAGCCTTCGCTCCACATTTACTGCGCGGCCGCTCTGCGGAAGCCGATCGAGGCGATTGCCCAGCGGTACGGGTCGGAGCACGGCGTCCGGATCAACATTCAGTACGGCGGATCCAATACGCTGCTGAGCCAGATCGAAGCCGCCCGCGTTGGCGACCTCTTCCTGGCCGCGGACGACGTATACCTGTCTACTGCAAGTGAACGAGGGCTGGCAGGCAACGCAACCCCAGTCGCTCGGATGACGGCCGTGGTCGTTTCCTCGCCCGAACGGGCGGGGCAGATCCGATCGATCGCCGACCTAGCCAAGCTGCGGTTGTCAATCGGCAGTCCGGATCAGGCGGCGATCGGGCGGGCCACCCGCGCTGCCCTTCAGGCGGCCGGCAATTGGGAACTGATCGACGACGCCGTGCGTCGATCGGGCGTCTACAAGCCAACCGTAGGCGACGTGGCGAATGACGTCGCGCTCGGCGCGGCGGAGGCCGGAATCGTATGGGACGCGGTCGCCTCGCAGCACCCAGCGCTGTCCGTGGTCCGGCTGCCAGAGTTGTCCTCCGCCCAAGGTGCGGTCGGTGTCGCGGTGCTGACTGGCAGTCACCACCCCGAGCACGCCCGCGACTTTGCCAGGTACCTATCACACAACGAGAAGAGCCGTCACGAGTTCGCAAAGTGGGGCTTTGAGCCAGCCGGCGCCAGCGACCATTAG